From Thermus tengchongensis, one genomic window encodes:
- a CDS encoding homoisocitrate dehydrogenase, with amino-acid sequence MAYRICLIEGDGIGHEVVPAARRVLEATGLPLEFVEAEAGWETFERRGTSVPEETVEKILSCQATLFGAATSPTRKVPGFFGAIRYLRRRLDLYANVRPAKSRPVPGSRPGVDLVIVRENTEGLYVEQERRYLDVAIADAVISKKASERIGRVALKIAESRPRKTLHIAHKANVLPVTQGLFLDTVREVAKDYPLVNVQDIIVDNCAMQLVMRPERFDVIVTTNLLGDILSDLTAGLVGGLGLAPSANIGDTTAVFEPVHGSAPDIAGKGIANPTATILSAAMMLEYLGEKEAAKKVEKAVDLVLERGPRTPDLGGTATTETFTKAVVETLKAL; translated from the coding sequence ATGGCGTACCGCATCTGCTTGATTGAGGGAGATGGCATCGGCCACGAGGTGGTCCCCGCGGCCCGAAGGGTGCTGGAGGCCACAGGACTACCTTTGGAGTTCGTGGAGGCCGAAGCTGGCTGGGAAACCTTTGAGCGAAGAGGGACTTCCGTGCCCGAGGAGACCGTGGAGAAAATCCTCTCCTGTCAAGCCACCCTTTTTGGTGCAGCTACAAGCCCTACCCGCAAGGTGCCTGGTTTTTTTGGGGCCATTCGCTACCTGCGCCGCCGGCTGGACCTCTATGCCAACGTGCGCCCCGCTAAAAGCCGCCCCGTCCCAGGAAGCCGTCCTGGGGTGGACCTCGTCATTGTACGGGAGAACACCGAGGGGCTTTACGTGGAGCAGGAACGGCGCTACCTGGATGTGGCCATTGCCGATGCGGTGATCTCCAAGAAGGCTAGCGAACGCATCGGCCGCGTGGCCTTGAAGATCGCGGAAAGCCGACCCCGCAAAACCCTGCACATCGCCCACAAGGCCAATGTGCTCCCCGTGACCCAAGGGCTTTTCCTGGATACGGTGCGGGAGGTGGCCAAGGACTATCCCTTGGTGAACGTGCAGGACATCATCGTGGACAACTGCGCCATGCAGCTGGTCATGCGCCCCGAACGCTTTGACGTGATCGTGACCACCAACCTTCTGGGGGACATCCTTTCCGATCTGACCGCGGGCCTAGTGGGCGGCCTGGGCCTGGCCCCTTCCGCCAACATCGGGGACACCACTGCGGTTTTTGAGCCCGTGCACGGTTCCGCCCCCGATATCGCCGGCAAGGGGATCGCCAACCCCACCGCCACCATCCTCTCTGCGGCCATGATGCTGGAGTACCTGGGGGAGAAGGAAGCCGCCAAAAAGGTGGAGAAGGCGGTGGACCTGGTATTGGAAAGGGGCCCCCGCACCCCGGACCTGGGGGGAACCGCCACCACGGAAACCTTTACCAAAGCAGTGGTGGAAACGCTAAAGGCCCTTTAA
- a CDS encoding type III pantothenate kinase, whose protein sequence is MLLAIDIGNTSTVLGVFSGEDLVAHFRIHTDRMRMESEYRVMLRNLFALENLPPPKAALLSSVVPPVEREMKEAIERLFGIRAQVVDAEATGLEIVIDNPREAGTDRLVNAVGALGYPSPTGRYIVVDFGTATTFDLVEAPNRYLGGAITIGPQTAADALAARTAKLPRIDLVPPAQVVGKNTLDALRSGLVLGYAALVEGMVRRFKEEAGEALVIATGGFAATLKDLCPSFDVVDEDLTLKGLLRIHKGQG, encoded by the coding sequence ATGCTCCTGGCCATAGACATCGGCAACACCTCCACGGTCTTGGGGGTTTTTTCCGGGGAAGACCTCGTGGCCCACTTCCGCATCCACACCGATCGGATGCGCATGGAAAGCGAGTACCGGGTGATGCTACGCAACCTCTTCGCCTTAGAAAACCTTCCCCCTCCCAAGGCCGCCCTCCTCTCCAGCGTGGTACCCCCGGTGGAGCGGGAGATGAAGGAGGCCATCGAGAGGCTCTTCGGCATACGGGCCCAGGTGGTGGATGCTGAGGCCACGGGGCTAGAGATCGTCATAGACAACCCCCGGGAGGCCGGCACGGACCGCCTGGTGAACGCCGTGGGCGCCTTGGGCTACCCTAGCCCCACGGGGCGCTACATCGTGGTGGACTTCGGCACCGCCACCACCTTCGACCTGGTGGAGGCCCCGAACCGCTACCTGGGCGGGGCCATCACCATCGGCCCCCAGACCGCCGCCGACGCCCTGGCCGCCCGCACCGCCAAACTCCCCCGCATAGACCTGGTCCCCCCCGCCCAGGTGGTGGGCAAAAACACCCTGGACGCCCTGCGCTCGGGCCTGGTTCTGGGGTACGCCGCCTTGGTGGAGGGCATGGTGCGCCGCTTCAAGGAGGAAGCCGGGGAAGCCCTGGTGATCGCCACCGGCGGCTTTGCGGCAACCCTCAAGGACCTCTGCCCCTCCTTCGACGTGGTGGACGAAGACCTCACCCTGAAGGGGCTTCTGCGCATCCACAAGGGGCAAGGGTAA
- a CDS encoding patatin-like phospholipase family protein, whose product MRGLALSGGGARGLAHLGALEVFLEAGLDFQVVAGTSMGAIVGALFAAGKTPEEMLALARRTPWLGLLGFSPREGIFSRRKLLDFLAEHLPKSFDGLKKPLAVTAVDVVSGRLVFLTQGDLPSAILASAAYPGLLAPVEREGRLLFDGGVLDNLPVDAARFLGATEVWAVDVTPEREVAGAPRGLLALARRAVDLMQLHLTSLRLTLYAPEVYVRPPLAGVGIEDFRRLEEIVEAGRKAARQAIGGRVGGV is encoded by the coding sequence GTGCGCGGTTTGGCGCTTTCCGGTGGGGGGGCCAGGGGGCTTGCCCACCTCGGGGCCCTCGAGGTCTTCCTGGAGGCGGGCCTGGACTTCCAGGTGGTGGCGGGGACCAGCATGGGGGCCATCGTGGGGGCGCTTTTCGCCGCCGGAAAGACCCCGGAGGAGATGCTGGCCCTGGCCCGCCGGACCCCTTGGCTTGGCCTTTTGGGCTTTTCGCCCCGGGAGGGGATCTTTTCCCGGCGAAAGCTTCTGGACTTCCTAGCGGAACACCTGCCCAAGAGCTTTGACGGGCTGAAGAAACCCCTGGCGGTCACCGCCGTGGACGTGGTTTCGGGGCGGCTTGTCTTCCTTACCCAGGGGGACCTGCCCAGCGCCATCCTGGCCTCCGCCGCTTATCCTGGGCTTCTTGCCCCGGTGGAGCGGGAGGGCCGGCTCCTTTTTGACGGCGGGGTCCTGGACAACCTTCCCGTGGATGCTGCCCGGTTCCTGGGGGCCACGGAGGTCTGGGCCGTGGACGTGACCCCGGAGCGGGAGGTGGCAGGGGCTCCCAGAGGCCTCTTGGCCCTGGCCCGGCGGGCGGTGGACCTCATGCAGCTCCACCTCACCTCCCTCCGCCTCACCCTGTATGCCCCGGAGGTGTACGTAAGGCCTCCCCTGGCTGGGGTGGGCATAGAGGACTTCCGCCGTCTAGAGGAGATCGTGGAGGCGGGGCGCAAGGCGGCAAGACAGGCGATCGGGGGTAGAGTAGGAGGGGTATGA
- a CDS encoding DUF5317 domain-containing protein, which yields MAEGSLAYGTYRGLFQPEWAGPLAKLLVLALVGYGLYQNQHLKSLYLVLFGLLLNTLVIFANGGHMPVSLAALERAGLEGWEEILRERRDAVHTLLDENTRLPFLGDVIALPPLRKAVSPGDLFILAGIVGVVVEGALRAGGRRLPRRQAAFRVLVFLLLVWLLLTLRT from the coding sequence CTGGCGGAGGGTAGCCTTGCGTACGGCACCTACCGGGGCCTCTTCCAGCCCGAGTGGGCCGGGCCTCTGGCCAAGCTCCTGGTGCTGGCCCTGGTGGGCTATGGGCTTTACCAGAACCAGCACCTGAAAAGCCTCTACCTGGTGCTTTTCGGCCTTCTTCTGAACACCCTGGTCATCTTCGCCAACGGGGGGCATATGCCCGTGAGCCTGGCCGCCTTGGAGCGGGCGGGGCTCGAGGGGTGGGAGGAGATCCTAAGGGAGCGCCGGGACGCGGTGCACACCCTCCTGGACGAGAACACCCGCCTCCCCTTCCTGGGGGACGTGATCGCCCTGCCCCCCTTGCGCAAGGCGGTGAGCCCGGGGGACCTCTTCATTCTGGCGGGAATCGTTGGGGTGGTGGTGGAAGGAGCCCTAAGGGCCGGGGGAAGACGGCTTCCTAGGCGTCAGGCGGCCTTTAGGGTACTGGTTTTTCTCCTGCTGGTCTGGCTTTTACTTACCCTCCGCACCTGA
- the pilM gene encoding type IV pilus assembly protein PilM gives MLSGLSKLFKPRVEALGLEIGAANLKLVELSGNPPALRALAARPTPPGMLVEGVIAEPQALAQELKELLAEARTKKRYVVTAVPNPSVILRTLQVPKMPLKEMEEAVRWEAERYIPFPIDEVVLDFAPLDPLAEAAEGEQVEVMVGAARQEAVASLLEALRGAGLTPIILDVKPFAGLYPLEAQLSSDPEGISVAVEIGAESTSLVLLKGDRPLAVRILTLSGKDFTEAIGKSFGLDFLTAEEVKRTYGLATIPTEDEELLLDFDAERERYSPGKIYDAIRPVLVELTQEVRRSLEFFRVQLGDVQPEVGYLYGGGSRLRGLATLLTDTLGVNFTVPDPWQGIQVDPKRFDLEKIRDMGPEFLVPVGLALRGVMPLD, from the coding sequence GTGCTTTCCGGTTTGAGCAAGCTATTTAAACCCCGCGTGGAGGCGCTAGGCCTGGAGATCGGCGCCGCCAACCTCAAACTGGTGGAACTCTCCGGAAATCCTCCCGCCCTCAGGGCCCTGGCCGCACGGCCCACTCCCCCGGGAATGCTGGTGGAAGGGGTGATCGCCGAACCCCAGGCCCTGGCCCAGGAACTCAAGGAACTTCTCGCCGAAGCCCGGACCAAAAAGCGCTACGTGGTCACCGCCGTACCCAATCCCAGCGTGATCCTGCGCACCCTTCAGGTGCCCAAGATGCCCCTCAAGGAGATGGAGGAGGCGGTTCGCTGGGAAGCGGAGCGGTACATCCCCTTCCCCATCGACGAGGTGGTCCTGGACTTCGCCCCCTTGGATCCGTTAGCCGAGGCAGCCGAGGGGGAACAGGTGGAGGTGATGGTGGGGGCAGCCCGCCAGGAAGCAGTGGCCTCCTTGCTGGAAGCCTTGCGGGGAGCAGGCCTGACCCCCATCATTTTGGATGTCAAACCCTTTGCCGGGCTTTATCCCCTGGAAGCCCAGCTCAGCAGCGACCCGGAAGGGATTTCCGTGGCCGTGGAGATCGGGGCAGAAAGCACCAGCCTGGTCCTCCTTAAGGGCGACCGTCCCTTGGCGGTGCGGATCCTCACCCTCTCCGGCAAGGACTTCACCGAAGCCATTGGGAAAAGTTTTGGCCTGGACTTCCTCACCGCCGAGGAGGTAAAGCGCACTTATGGCCTCGCCACCATCCCCACTGAGGACGAGGAGCTTCTTCTAGACTTTGACGCCGAGAGGGAGCGGTACAGCCCTGGCAAAATCTACGACGCCATCCGGCCCGTCCTGGTGGAACTTACCCAGGAGGTCCGCCGGAGCCTGGAATTTTTCCGGGTTCAACTGGGGGACGTGCAGCCGGAGGTAGGGTACCTCTATGGCGGGGGCAGCCGGCTTAGGGGCCTGGCCACCCTGCTCACCGATACCCTGGGGGTCAACTTCACCGTCCCCGACCCCTGGCAGGGCATCCAGGTGGACCCCAAACGCTTTGACCTGGAGAAGATAAGGGATATGGGGCCCGAGTTTCTGGTGCCCGTGGGCCTGGCCCTACGGGGGGTGATGCCCCTTGATTAG
- a CDS encoding HD-GYP domain-containing protein gives MLQKLRRLELPPPRVLAFILGVFAIFLLLEGYLIARHGFHLPPPGLGWFDLLFWAALVFWSVRVEIRLPLSASMSHLFLFALALVVLTPPWFAPLVVFLFQPSDNLWYKQLFNRSQDALATLAAALVWQFFQSNPLYLGTLNLSAGVGISLASVALFLVNISLVTFVIHLANGTPLREVWKKNFGWLAASYFLLSPVALLLARAYETPLLGGWGGWTVLFFLVPLYYSRFYWDEKVRLEQAFDATLEVLMHALEAKEPETRMHSERVAEIAKDLARARYGDEAKAMEIYRAARLHDIGKIGIPEALLLKPDKLTPKEYEVVQSHTTLGAQLLKPAEKVAFGPVVYNVILHHHERWDGRGYPKRLAGHEIPEEARIVGLADAYEAMTAGRPYRKAKSSEEALQEVQDLSGIQFDPRLVELFTQLWHQNPLWRDREAYLKAKEGSVSRFTLPQLYLASDSPSPSEPDPRTSGE, from the coding sequence ATGCTCCAAAAGCTCCGCCGTCTGGAACTCCCCCCGCCCCGGGTGCTGGCCTTCATCCTTGGGGTTTTTGCCATCTTTTTGCTGCTGGAGGGCTACCTCATCGCCCGCCACGGGTTCCACCTTCCCCCGCCCGGGCTGGGCTGGTTTGACCTCCTCTTCTGGGCGGCCCTGGTCTTCTGGAGCGTGCGGGTGGAGATCCGCCTGCCCCTAAGCGCCAGCATGAGCCACCTCTTCCTCTTCGCCCTGGCCCTGGTGGTCCTCACACCCCCCTGGTTCGCCCCTCTGGTGGTTTTCCTTTTCCAGCCGAGCGACAACCTCTGGTACAAGCAGCTCTTCAACCGCTCCCAGGACGCCCTGGCCACCCTGGCCGCCGCCCTGGTCTGGCAGTTTTTCCAGAGCAACCCCCTCTACCTGGGGACGCTTAACCTGAGCGCTGGGGTGGGAATAAGCTTAGCATCGGTTGCCCTTTTTTTGGTCAACATAAGCCTGGTCACCTTTGTCATCCACCTAGCCAATGGCACCCCCTTGCGGGAAGTCTGGAAGAAGAACTTCGGCTGGCTCGCCGCTAGCTACTTTCTCCTCTCCCCCGTGGCCCTCCTCCTGGCCCGGGCCTACGAGACCCCCCTCCTCGGGGGCTGGGGGGGGTGGACGGTCCTCTTCTTCCTGGTCCCCCTCTACTACAGCCGCTTCTACTGGGACGAGAAGGTGCGCCTGGAGCAGGCCTTTGACGCCACCCTGGAGGTGCTGATGCACGCCCTGGAGGCCAAGGAGCCGGAAACCCGCATGCACTCCGAGCGCGTGGCAGAAATCGCCAAGGACCTGGCCCGGGCCCGCTACGGGGACGAGGCCAAGGCCATGGAGATCTACCGGGCCGCCCGCCTGCACGACATCGGCAAAATCGGCATCCCCGAGGCCCTCCTCCTCAAGCCCGATAAGCTCACGCCCAAGGAGTACGAGGTGGTGCAAAGCCACACCACCTTGGGCGCCCAGCTCTTGAAGCCCGCGGAGAAGGTGGCCTTTGGCCCCGTGGTCTACAACGTGATCCTCCACCACCACGAGCGCTGGGACGGGCGGGGCTACCCCAAGCGCCTTGCCGGGCACGAAATCCCGGAGGAAGCCCGCATCGTGGGCCTGGCCGACGCCTACGAGGCCATGACCGCAGGCCGCCCTTACCGCAAGGCCAAGTCCTCGGAGGAAGCCCTTCAGGAGGTTCAGGACCTCTCCGGCATCCAGTTTGACCCCAGGCTGGTGGAGCTTTTCACCCAGCTTTGGCACCAAAACCCCCTGTGGCGCGACCGCGAAGCTTACCTCAAGGCAAAGGAGGGATCGGTATCACGCTTTACCTTGCCGCAGCTCTATTTGGCATCGGACTCGCCCTCGCCCTCGGAGCCAGACCCAAGGACCTCGGGGGAATAG
- a CDS encoding competence protein has protein sequence MIRLNLLPKNLRRRIEPGWWRLAAGAFALLTLSLLGFLHYTAYTELTLAKQERDALKAEVEALKPFIAEQNRLQQERKALEALLAIREGLKKNFVPWSEYLAAFIRQIPQQGGRFPVALRSVSTRAIPEDEANRMAQAGTYDGKRVQVEFTVQGEALNQNALVSFVRAFETSPRFGIEFQGASLDQNRGLYTFSARVGLVGGGESAR, from the coding sequence TTGATTAGGCTTAACCTTCTCCCCAAAAACCTGCGCCGCCGCATTGAACCGGGCTGGTGGCGTCTGGCAGCGGGGGCCTTCGCCCTACTGACCCTCTCCCTTTTGGGCTTTCTCCACTACACCGCCTACACCGAACTCACCCTGGCCAAGCAGGAAAGGGATGCTCTAAAAGCGGAGGTGGAGGCCTTAAAACCCTTCATCGCCGAACAAAACCGCCTCCAGCAGGAGAGAAAGGCCCTCGAGGCCCTCCTTGCCATCCGGGAAGGCCTCAAGAAGAACTTCGTCCCCTGGTCTGAGTATCTGGCGGCCTTTATCCGGCAAATCCCCCAGCAAGGTGGACGCTTCCCCGTGGCCCTGCGCTCCGTGAGTACCCGGGCCATTCCCGAGGACGAGGCCAACCGGATGGCTCAAGCCGGAACCTATGACGGCAAAAGGGTGCAGGTGGAGTTCACCGTACAGGGGGAGGCGCTGAACCAAAACGCTCTGGTGAGCTTCGTGCGGGCCTTTGAAACCTCGCCCCGATTCGGCATAGAGTTCCAGGGGGCTTCCCTGGACCAGAACCGGGGGCTTTACACCTTCAGCGCCCGGGTGGGTTTGGTGGGAGGTGGGGAAAGTGCTCGCTAG
- a CDS encoding serine/threonine-protein kinase, with protein MEAVSLAGRVLLNRYRVVRPLGRGALATVYLAFDRFGTPYALKVFPMGSEARRNREFWVGRQLSHPNLNPVLESLDLEEGPALLLAYAPGEEMGRWMGRRPERPRALYVFRQLLLALAHMHGKGLVHRDVKPENIIVAGTDEARLVDFDLSGPALEAFKKPLRVGTLPYLAPEQVLGQSPGPEADVYAAGIILYWILSGEHPFVGGPEEVLLGHLQEPVPPVPGLTPVQQAYLERLLAKSPRERFPSAKEALEGFPFP; from the coding sequence GTGGAGGCGGTGAGCCTAGCGGGGAGGGTCCTTCTGAACCGATACCGGGTGGTGCGCCCCTTGGGCCGGGGCGCCCTGGCCACCGTCTACCTGGCCTTCGACCGCTTCGGCACCCCTTACGCCCTCAAGGTCTTCCCCATGGGGTCCGAGGCCAGGCGGAACCGGGAGTTCTGGGTGGGTAGGCAGCTTTCCCACCCCAACCTGAACCCGGTCCTGGAGAGCCTGGACCTCGAGGAAGGCCCCGCCCTCCTCCTGGCCTACGCCCCCGGTGAGGAGATGGGGCGCTGGATGGGGCGCCGCCCCGAGCGCCCTAGGGCCTTATACGTCTTCCGCCAACTCCTCCTGGCCTTGGCCCACATGCACGGCAAGGGCCTGGTGCACCGGGACGTGAAACCGGAGAACATCATCGTGGCGGGGACGGACGAAGCCCGGTTGGTGGACTTTGACCTCTCGGGGCCGGCCCTCGAGGCCTTCAAGAAACCCTTAAGGGTGGGCACCCTTCCCTACCTGGCCCCCGAACAGGTCCTGGGGCAAAGCCCTGGTCCCGAGGCGGATGTGTACGCCGCGGGCATCATCCTGTACTGGATCCTCTCCGGGGAACATCCCTTTGTGGGTGGGCCGGAGGAAGTCCTCCTCGGCCACCTCCAGGAACCCGTTCCCCCTGTCCCCGGTCTAACCCCCGTCCAACAGGCCTACCTGGAACGCCTCCTGGCCAAATCCCCTAGGGAACGCTTCCCCTCGGCAAAGGAGGCCCTCGAGGGGTTCCCCTTTCCCTGA
- a CDS encoding OsmC family protein yields MTKRVVIHHLVGHRFLGVNEQGDKVMIDGDQPATGPRPMELLLMALGACTAYDVVDIMRKKKQPLARYRVEVEGVRAETHPRRYTHITVTHIASGPNVTLEALERAAHLSHTKYCSVSASLNAEIAVKVVLEPWEEGQEAQG; encoded by the coding sequence ATGACGAAGAGGGTCGTGATCCATCATCTGGTAGGCCACCGCTTCCTGGGGGTGAACGAGCAAGGGGACAAGGTGATGATCGACGGGGATCAGCCCGCCACCGGCCCCCGCCCCATGGAACTTCTCCTCATGGCCCTAGGAGCCTGCACCGCCTACGACGTGGTGGACATCATGAGGAAGAAGAAGCAACCCCTGGCCCGCTACCGGGTGGAGGTGGAGGGGGTGCGGGCGGAAACCCACCCCCGGCGCTACACCCACATCACCGTCACCCACATCGCCTCAGGGCCCAACGTGACCCTGGAGGCCCTCGAGCGTGCCGCCCACCTCTCCCACACCAAGTACTGCTCCGTCTCTGCCAGCCTCAACGCCGAGATCGCCGTGAAGGTGGTGCTGGAGCCCTGGGAAGAAGGCCAAGAGGCCCAAGGCTAA
- a CDS encoding N-acetylmuramoyl-L-alanine amidase — translation MRVFLLVGVWLWSLALAFPRIGVHEGFTRLVFDLPSKEVQHTLSQENGLLVLILKGVKAAPLDQVVNSSEVASVQTVPEEGQVRVLVRLKGAVEATVRRYSDPERLVVDLSLKKEASTPAKPAQANVDPPRNRPPKPPKPVVLLDPGHGGVDPGMVGYAVEKEVVLDVALRLKRLLEQEGIEVRLTRDRDMHLSPDKREDLSRRASLADSSQVNLFISIHVNASPTRTAQGVEVFYFGQAQSPGVLAQVIRENGGGELGRRLTQEARTVAERILFDIVAQANQRYSQRLAETLGRKLSQATGSPYRGTFPGDFFVLRYAKVPAVLVEIGFGDHPVEGRRLADPTYREKVAQGLLAGILTFLANGAYAR, via the coding sequence ATGCGGGTATTTCTTTTGGTTGGCGTCTGGTTATGGAGCCTGGCCTTAGCTTTTCCCCGCATAGGGGTGCACGAGGGCTTCACCCGCTTGGTCTTTGATCTGCCCTCTAAAGAGGTACAGCACACGCTTTCCCAGGAGAATGGCCTGCTGGTCCTGATCCTGAAGGGGGTAAAGGCAGCTCCCTTGGATCAGGTGGTGAACTCTTCCGAGGTGGCCTCGGTGCAGACGGTGCCCGAGGAGGGGCAGGTACGGGTTTTGGTGCGCTTGAAGGGGGCAGTGGAGGCCACGGTGCGCCGCTATTCCGACCCGGAGCGGTTGGTGGTGGACCTGAGCTTGAAAAAGGAGGCCTCCACCCCGGCCAAGCCGGCCCAGGCAAACGTGGACCCACCCCGCAACCGGCCGCCCAAGCCTCCCAAGCCCGTGGTTCTTCTAGACCCCGGCCACGGGGGGGTGGACCCGGGGATGGTGGGGTACGCGGTGGAAAAGGAGGTGGTCCTGGATGTGGCCTTGCGCCTTAAGCGCCTTCTGGAGCAGGAGGGGATAGAGGTGCGCCTTACCCGGGATCGGGATATGCACCTTTCCCCGGACAAGCGGGAAGATCTTTCCCGCCGGGCCTCCCTGGCCGACAGCTCCCAGGTAAACCTTTTCATCTCCATCCACGTCAACGCTTCCCCTACCCGCACTGCCCAAGGGGTGGAGGTCTTCTACTTTGGCCAGGCCCAGAGCCCAGGGGTTCTGGCTCAGGTGATCCGGGAAAACGGCGGAGGGGAGCTGGGGCGGCGCCTGACCCAGGAGGCCCGCACCGTGGCGGAGAGGATCCTCTTTGACATCGTGGCCCAGGCCAACCAGCGCTATAGCCAGCGCCTGGCGGAAACCCTGGGGAGGAAGCTTTCTCAGGCCACGGGGAGCCCCTACCGGGGAACCTTCCCCGGCGATTTCTTCGTGCTTCGCTACGCCAAGGTGCCCGCCGTGTTGGTGGAAATAGGCTTCGGGGACCACCCGGTGGAGGGAAGGCGGCTTGCCGACCCCACTTACCGGGAGAAGGTGGCCCAGGGGCTCCTTGCGGGCATCCTCACCTTTTTGGCCAACGGGGCCTATGCCCGCTGA
- a CDS encoding type IV pilus inner membrane component PilO has translation MLARLGQREWALIAIALTLVVALLWYFLLIVPMRQETDSVRQEIGALIPERDKGRQAQRALPELRATIAELQAERQAFLRALPKEERLSQVLNEILTEALRSGVTVRSFTRSPTSAPVPEVRAVNLALSLEAPFPETYAYLKRLEGLSRFSSLSGLNLSVQGQDSNPLLSTSLTLTLYMLAKDLGQPQENPQAQGAPSPQTGQGGGR, from the coding sequence GTGCTCGCTAGGCTGGGACAGCGGGAGTGGGCCCTGATCGCCATCGCCCTCACCTTGGTGGTGGCCCTCCTCTGGTACTTCCTCCTCATCGTCCCCATGCGCCAGGAAACGGATAGCGTGCGCCAGGAGATAGGCGCCCTTATCCCCGAGCGGGATAAAGGAAGGCAAGCCCAGCGGGCCCTGCCGGAACTCCGGGCCACCATCGCCGAGCTACAAGCCGAGCGCCAAGCCTTTCTGAGGGCACTTCCCAAGGAGGAACGGCTTTCCCAGGTTCTGAACGAGATCCTAACTGAAGCCCTAAGGAGTGGGGTCACGGTGCGCTCCTTCACCCGCTCCCCCACCTCGGCCCCGGTGCCCGAGGTGCGCGCGGTGAACCTGGCCCTTTCCCTCGAGGCGCCTTTCCCCGAAACCTATGCCTACTTGAAGCGCCTGGAAGGGCTTTCCCGTTTCAGCTCTCTTTCCGGGCTCAACCTCAGCGTCCAGGGCCAGGACTCGAATCCCCTCCTCTCTACCAGCTTGACCCTTACCCTCTACATGCTGGCCAAAGACCTCGGCCAACCCCAGGAAAACCCCCAGGCACAGGGGGCTCCATCCCCGCAAACCGGTCAAGGAGGTGGTCGGTGA
- the lepB gene encoding signal peptidase I, whose protein sequence is MKAFWDYLFKEWFRQVGEALLVAFLVTTFVFTTVGVVGQSMFPTLQNGERVLVPKWETWLVRFGLMEWRRGEIAILKPPEGTPNATARFPVLGFSFRAFFIKRIVAVPGDEVYVERGVVYVNGMPLDERHITDRIAPWPDSFPGVCYKDGRMTRILTQQGDFPVELLPAYLKPLKEMLLPPSQEVLARSHLTEACEVGKIRLKEGYYFVMGDNRTLGGSEDSRTFGPVPVQAIAGRASFVWWPIFVRDEGGLRLNVRRLSPPPAYQVP, encoded by the coding sequence ATGAAGGCGTTTTGGGACTATCTTTTCAAGGAGTGGTTCCGCCAGGTGGGAGAAGCGCTCCTGGTGGCGTTTTTGGTCACCACCTTCGTCTTCACCACCGTGGGGGTGGTGGGGCAAAGCATGTTTCCCACCCTGCAAAACGGGGAGCGGGTTTTGGTGCCCAAGTGGGAGACCTGGCTGGTGCGCTTTGGCCTGATGGAGTGGCGAAGGGGGGAGATCGCCATCCTGAAACCCCCCGAGGGCACCCCCAACGCCACCGCCCGCTTTCCCGTCCTGGGCTTTAGCTTCAGGGCCTTCTTCATCAAGCGCATCGTGGCGGTGCCGGGAGACGAGGTCTATGTGGAGCGGGGGGTGGTGTATGTGAACGGCATGCCCCTGGACGAAAGGCACATCACCGACCGTATCGCCCCTTGGCCTGACTCCTTTCCCGGGGTGTGCTACAAGGACGGGCGCATGACCCGGATCCTCACCCAGCAAGGGGATTTCCCCGTGGAGCTTCTGCCCGCCTACTTGAAGCCTCTTAAGGAGATGCTTCTACCCCCTTCCCAAGAGGTCTTGGCCCGAAGCCACCTCACCGAGGCCTGCGAAGTGGGGAAAATCCGCCTGAAGGAGGGGTACTACTTCGTCATGGGGGATAACCGCACCCTGGGGGGGTCGGAGGACTCCCGCACCTTTGGGCCGGTGCCCGTGCAAGCCATCGCTGGTCGGGCCAGCTTCGTGTGGTGGCCCATCTTCGTGCGGGATGAGGGTGGGCTTCGTCTGAACGTGAGGAGGCTTTCCCCACCCCCCGCCTACCAGGTGCCCTGA